A single Callithrix jacchus isolate 240 chromosome 4, calJac240_pri, whole genome shotgun sequence DNA region contains:
- the LOC144582085 gene encoding class I histocompatibility antigen, Gogo-B*0101 alpha chain-like isoform X1, protein MAVLAPRTLLLLLLGALAQTKTWAGSHFMRYFHIAVSRPGRGEPRYLEVGYVDDTQFVRFDSDAARPRMEPRAPWVEQEGPEYWEEETQRAKDVAQTFRVNLQTLRGYYNQSGAGSHTLQLMYRCYLGPDWSLLRGYLQFAYDAKDYISLNHDLSSWTAADTAAQITQRKWEAANVAEEWRAYMEGTCLEWLRRHLKNGKETLQRADPPKTHVTHHPISDHEAILRCWAMGFYAAEITLTWQRDGEDQTQDMELVETRPAGDGNFQKWAAVVVPSGEEQRYMCHVQHEGLLEPLTLRWEPSSQLTISIVGIVAGLVVLGAVVIGAMVTAVMWRKKSSGGERGSYSQAVCKWWGRECGGTHPPHNPSWPTSPMDSDQVLFLFYPRQ, encoded by the exons ATGGCGGTCCTGGCGCCCCGAACTCTCCTCCTGCTGCTCTTAGGGGCCCTGGCCCAGACCAAGACCTGGGCAG GCTCCCACTTCATGAGGTATTTCCACATTGCTGTGTCCCGGCCTGGCCGTGGGGAGCCCCGGTACCTAGAAGTCGGCTACGTGGACGACACGCAGTTCGTGCGGTTTGACAGCGACGCCGCGAGACCGAGGATGGAGCCGCGGGCGCCGTGGGTGGAGCAGGAGGGGCCGGAGTATTGGGAAGAGGAGACACAGAGAGCCAAGGATGTGGCACAGACTTTCCGAGTGAACCTGCAGACCCTGCGCGGCTACTACAACCAGAGCGGGGCCG GGTCTCACACCCTCCAGTTGATGTACCGCTGCTACCTGGGGCCCGACTGGAGCCTCCTCCGTGGGTATCTCCAGTTCGCCTACGACGCCAAGGATTATATCTCCCTGAACCATGACCTGAGCTCCTGGACCGCCGCGGACACAGCGGCTCAGATCACGCAGCGCAAGTGGGAGGCGGCCAATGTGGCGGAGGAGTGGAGAGCCTACATGGAGGGCACGTGCCTGGAGTGGCTCCGCAGACACCTGAAGAACGGGAAGGAGACGCTGCAGCGTGCGG ATCCCCCAAAGACACATGTGACCCACCACCCCATCTCTGACCATGAGGCCATCCTGAGGTGCTGGGCCATGGGCTTCTACGCTGCGGAGATCACGCTGACCTGGCAGCGGGATGGGGAGGACCAGACCCAGGACATGGAGCTTGTGGAGACCAGGCCAGCAGGGGATGGAAACTTCCAGAAGTGGGCGGCTGTGGTGGTGCCTTCTGGAGAAGAGCAGAGATATATGTGCCATGTGCAGCATGAGGGGCTGctggagcccctcaccctgaGATGGG agCCGTCTTCCCAGCTCACCATTTCTATCGTGGGCATCGTTGCTGGCCTGGTTGTCCTAGGAGCTGTGGTCATTGGAGCGATGGTCACTGCTGTGATGTGGAGGAAGAAGAGCTCAG GTGGAGAAAGAGGAAGCTACTCTCAGGCTGTGTGTAAGTGGTGGGGGCGGGAGTGTGGAGGAACTCACCCACCCCATAATCCCTCCTGGCCCACATCTCCCATGGACTCTGACCAGGTCCTGTTTTTGTTCTACCCCAGGCAGTGA
- the LOC144582085 gene encoding saoe class I histocompatibility antigen, A alpha chain-like isoform X2, whose translation MAVLAPRTLLLLLLGALAQTKTWAGSHFMRYFHIAVSRPGRGEPRYLEVGYVDDTQFVRFDSDAARPRMEPRAPWVEQEGPEYWEEETQRAKDVAQTFRVNLQTLRGYYNQSGAGSHTLQLMYRCYLGPDWSLLRGYLQFAYDAKDYISLNHDLSSWTAADTAAQITQRKWEAANVAEEWRAYMEGTCLEWLRRHLKNGKETLQRADPPKTHVTHHPISDHEAILRCWAMGFYAAEITLTWQRDGEDQTQDMELVETRPAGDGNFQKWAAVVVPSGEEQRYMCHVQHEGLLEPLTLRWEPSSQLTISIVGIVAGLVVLGAVVIGAMVTAVMWRKKSSGGERGSYSQAVS comes from the exons ATGGCGGTCCTGGCGCCCCGAACTCTCCTCCTGCTGCTCTTAGGGGCCCTGGCCCAGACCAAGACCTGGGCAG GCTCCCACTTCATGAGGTATTTCCACATTGCTGTGTCCCGGCCTGGCCGTGGGGAGCCCCGGTACCTAGAAGTCGGCTACGTGGACGACACGCAGTTCGTGCGGTTTGACAGCGACGCCGCGAGACCGAGGATGGAGCCGCGGGCGCCGTGGGTGGAGCAGGAGGGGCCGGAGTATTGGGAAGAGGAGACACAGAGAGCCAAGGATGTGGCACAGACTTTCCGAGTGAACCTGCAGACCCTGCGCGGCTACTACAACCAGAGCGGGGCCG GGTCTCACACCCTCCAGTTGATGTACCGCTGCTACCTGGGGCCCGACTGGAGCCTCCTCCGTGGGTATCTCCAGTTCGCCTACGACGCCAAGGATTATATCTCCCTGAACCATGACCTGAGCTCCTGGACCGCCGCGGACACAGCGGCTCAGATCACGCAGCGCAAGTGGGAGGCGGCCAATGTGGCGGAGGAGTGGAGAGCCTACATGGAGGGCACGTGCCTGGAGTGGCTCCGCAGACACCTGAAGAACGGGAAGGAGACGCTGCAGCGTGCGG ATCCCCCAAAGACACATGTGACCCACCACCCCATCTCTGACCATGAGGCCATCCTGAGGTGCTGGGCCATGGGCTTCTACGCTGCGGAGATCACGCTGACCTGGCAGCGGGATGGGGAGGACCAGACCCAGGACATGGAGCTTGTGGAGACCAGGCCAGCAGGGGATGGAAACTTCCAGAAGTGGGCGGCTGTGGTGGTGCCTTCTGGAGAAGAGCAGAGATATATGTGCCATGTGCAGCATGAGGGGCTGctggagcccctcaccctgaGATGGG agCCGTCTTCCCAGCTCACCATTTCTATCGTGGGCATCGTTGCTGGCCTGGTTGTCCTAGGAGCTGTGGTCATTGGAGCGATGGTCACTGCTGTGATGTGGAGGAAGAAGAGCTCAG GTGGAGAAAGAGGAAGCTACTCTCAGGCTGTGT CCTGA